Within Chloroflexota bacterium, the genomic segment AGGCGTTTTGCATGTCCGATTATGGTGGAACAACCAGATGGTCCACTCTCTTGACTATCCTCTGGCTGAGTTCCCTAGAGTTCACTTTTGAATCGTAAAGGAGTTCACTTTTCAAAAATTCCTAACAGGTGGCGGGTGACACGCAGTTTCTTGTATATCGTCCAAAATCCCAGGTGTCAGGACTCCAGGTTTGAGATGCCCTGCCTGAAACCTACGGAGCTGCCCTGCCAATTAATGGCAGGGCAGCAGCTATAGCTTTTACAACCCGACGTCGCTCCTTTCACACTAGCAGACTGGCGGCACATTCCACCCGTGCCGTTCGTTCTATCCACCGGCAGAGCAACTTCACTTGTAGTCGTAAAACCCCTTTCCTGTCTTACGCCCCAGTTGTCCGGCGGTGACCATTTTCTTGAGCAGGGTCGGTGGGGCAAACAGAGGATCCTTCAGTTCCTCGTGCATAGCGTTGAGGATATAGTAGACCGTGTCCAGCCCGATGAAATCGGCCAGCTCCAGGGGCCCCATGGGATGGTTCAGCCCCAGCCTCATGGTCTTGTCGATATCTTCCTTGGTGGCCAAGCCTTGCTCATAACACCGAATGACATACACCAGATAGACCATACTCAGTCGATTAGCGATAAATCCGGGGGTATCCTGACACAAGACTGTCTCTTTGCCTATGGACTGGCAGAAGGCCCTGGCCATGTCGATGGCCTCACTCTTGGTGACCAACGTTTTCACAATCTCGACCAGCCTCATCACCGGCACAGGGCTGAAGAAGTGCAGCCCCAACACTTGGCTGGGCCTCTTAGTCGCCATAGCCATATCCAGGATGGACAAGCAAGAGGTGTTAGTTGCCAGATAGGCATCTGGCGGGCAAACCTTGTCCAGGCCAGAGAAGACCCTCTTCTTCTCTTCCAGATTTTCGAGGACCGCCTCTATTACCAGATCGCAGTCCTTGAAGTCCTCTATTTTGAGGGTGCCCTTGATCCGTGCCAAAGCAGCGTCTTTCTCCTGCACGGTTATCTTGTCCTTCTTGGCCGCCCTTTCCAGGGACGTCTGAATCTTTGAGATACCGTTATCCAGAAACTGTTGGTTAACCTCCATCACCACCACAGGATAGCCAGCACGGGCGCAGACCTCAGTGATGCCTCCGCCCATTAAACCACAGCCCACTACTCCTACCTTTTTGATCTCCATGCCACTCCTTTCTCTAATGTTTTGGCGTTCTTCGCAGCCTGACTGACTACCGCCTGAACCTTACTTTCCTTTGAGTTCCGGTTTCCTTTTCTCCAGCCAAGCCGTCCTAGCTTCTTTGTGGTCCTGGGTTGTGAAGAGGAAGTCCATGAGCTTCGCCTCCAGCCTCAACCCATCTTCCAAGTTCATTTCGATCCCTCTTATCATAGCCTCTTTGGCTGCCCTCACTGCCAGGGGAGGTATTTCGCAGAGCTTCATGGCCCACTCCTCCGCTGTAGGGAGAAGTTGTTCGGGAGGGACCACCTTGTTGACCAGCCCAAGCCGGTAGGCCTCCTGGGCATCAATGCGCTCGCCGAAGAAGAGCAACTCGGCTGCTTTGGCTCGGGGCATAGACCGCACCAACCTTTGCGTCCCTCCCCAGCCCGGAATTATCCCCAGAGTCACCTCTGGCACTCCGAAAGTAGCGCTCTCCGAGGCAATCCTCAGGTCGCAAGCCAGGGCCAGTTCAAGCCCTCCGCCCAGGGCGTGTCCGTTGACGGCGGCAATGGTAGGCTTCCACAGCTCGAGCCCACGCATTATGGTGGGCGGCATACGCCACCATTCGTTGCGTATCTCCCCCAGCACAGGCAACATATCCTTAATATCCGCTCCAACGCAGAAAGCTCTATTGCCACTTCCGGTGAGAATAGCCACCCACCGATCATTGTCATCTCTGAACTCCACCAGGGCTTGGCTCAGCTCCTGAAATGTCATGGGGTCAAGAGAGTTTAAGGCCCGTGGACGGTCTATAGTGATATATGCAATCTTGCCCCGTTTCTCATACAAGAGCGCCATTTCGTATCCTCCTGTGGTTTATCTTTCTTAGGCCACTTCTTCCAGTAGCTGTCTGCCAAGGTCTGTCACATTGGGCAGTTGAGCAGCATGGGAGGCAATAAGACTAGTACAGATCATGCTGCGGAGCAGGTCAAGCCTTGGCAGCGGCGGAATGGGCTGCAAAGCTATGGCGCAGGGCACGCAAGGTAACCCGACTGTCCAGCCTCGCCTCCTTAGCATAGCCTTTCATGATCTGCCAGAACCCCTGCCTGGTAAGCCTTTCTCCTAGCCTGTTTAAGAATAGCGCCTTTTCCTCTTTCTCATGTGCTAGCCGAGGGCGGGCCTCTTCCAAATACCGCTTAAGTGAAGGAACTGACTCTCGGCTGACAGAACCGTTTCTCTCCCTGGCCCCCTTGACACAAAAGGAAACGCAGTCGTCTTGCACCCTCACATCCGCCAGGTTTAGCGACATGAGCTCACTTATCTGCATGCCGCTTCCGTAGAGGAGTTCTAGCATAGCCTTGTCTCGCTGTGCCTCAGGAGTGGAGTGTCTTTCCGGTTGCTTCAGTAGTTCCCTAACCTGCACTATCGAAAGGGGTTGGGGTGGCGGTTTCTTCACCCTGGGCGAACCAAGGTTCTCCGTCGGCGTGTCCTTTCTGACCCCGTTGCTGACGAGGAACTTGAACAGGGATTTGGCTGAGGCGGTCTTGCGGGCGACTGTTGACAGTGCGTAGCCCCTCCGCTTCAGGCTGACAAGGTAGCTCAGAATGAGCTGACGATCGACCTCAGACCAGTTGTCCACCCCTTTTTCTTGAAGAAAATCGACCAGTTGAAAAAGATCATTTCTGTAGGCTGCCGTGGTATTCTCGGAGAATCGCTTTTCGGTTGCCAGGTAACCTAGGAAAGCCTCGACTTCCTGCTTCATAGTCTCTCCTTGAACAAATGACTTCCTCTGTGGACGGCAATTATTGTAACACAGTTATGGCCAAAATGATAGAATTTATGTTAGGTTATGGAAGGAAAAAACCTTGAGCTGCAATTAAGAGCATTGCCCAGACGGCCGGGCGTCTACCTGCTTAAGGACGAGGCGGGCAACGTAATCTACGTTGGTAAGGCAGCTAGCCTGTACCATCGAGTGCTTTCCTACTTTAGTTCGCCTCACAACCTATCGCCGAAGCTGCGGCGAATGGTGTCTCGCGTGGCTGACTTCGAGTTCTTTGTCACCGACTCTCAGCAGGAGGCAATTCTGCTTGAATGCAATCTGATCAAGAAGTATCGGCCACACTACAACGTCGCTCTCAAAGATGACAAGAGCTTTCCCTACCTGAGAATAAGCGTTGCTGATGATTGGCCGAGGATACACACCACGCGGCGCTTGGAGAAGGATGGTGCTAGGTATTTCGGTCCCTTTGCCAGTCCCAGATCGGTGCGCCAAACATTAGCTTTGCTGAAAAGGCTGTTCCCCTTCCGGAGCTGCAAGAAACCAATTACCACTGGTAAGTCGAGGCCCTGCCTGGAATATCACATCCACCGTTGCCTAGGGCCTTGCATCGGCGCTGTCAGCCGAGATGAATACAGGCAGGTTATAGACCAGGTGATCCTTTTCCTCGAAGGAAAACAGGAGGTGATAGTACGCCAGCTACGCCATACAATGGCGGCGGCCGCAGAGAATCTGGAGTTTGAGAAGGCGGCCCTGATCCGAGACCAAATTTCTGCTGTGGAAAGAGTCATTGAACGACAGAAGATTGCCTCAGCAGAAGGAGAGATGGACGTCA encodes:
- a CDS encoding 3-hydroxybutyryl-CoA dehydrogenase produces the protein MEIKKVGVVGCGLMGGGITEVCARAGYPVVVMEVNQQFLDNGISKIQTSLERAAKKDKITVQEKDAALARIKGTLKIEDFKDCDLVIEAVLENLEEKKRVFSGLDKVCPPDAYLATNTSCLSILDMAMATKRPSQVLGLHFFSPVPVMRLVEIVKTLVTKSEAIDMARAFCQSIGKETVLCQDTPGFIANRLSMVYLVYVIRCYEQGLATKEDIDKTMRLGLNHPMGPLELADFIGLDTVYYILNAMHEELKDPLFAPPTLLKKMVTAGQLGRKTGKGFYDYK
- a CDS encoding tyrosine recombinase XerD, producing the protein MKQEVEAFLGYLATEKRFSENTTAAYRNDLFQLVDFLQEKGVDNWSEVDRQLILSYLVSLKRRGYALSTVARKTASAKSLFKFLVSNGVRKDTPTENLGSPRVKKPPPQPLSIVQVRELLKQPERHSTPEAQRDKAMLELLYGSGMQISELMSLNLADVRVQDDCVSFCVKGARERNGSVSRESVPSLKRYLEEARPRLAHEKEEKALFLNRLGERLTRQGFWQIMKGYAKEARLDSRVTLRALRHSFAAHSAAAKA